A stretch of the Cheilinus undulatus linkage group 11, ASM1832078v1, whole genome shotgun sequence genome encodes the following:
- the LOC121517941 gene encoding uncharacterized protein LOC121517941 isoform X2: protein MSLDSLEGAIHNLLSVLYPPFEATAPTLLNQLFLIIESHFQGDALQCLLDFLVPAKRILETVQQAACAPYFDALFLYEGWPLCLNDQVVVQLAPIDPLQLQPGDFYLQVAPFCDQSARIVVCSLLEEEGLISEVVEETPIPGTSYPCIFSHDWLGELNQGRQGTPLSQCLLPSGKGVVRLPWERVAMPDFVNAPLCGGNSMASASPSHPPLAHPPCFDSSISNLSLPHSPLKDSAPKHYPTTIKHPLLPSSSHPFSVETRICPAKHGIAVSLCLVDSSWTASSSKLAVQETETKPKPIDSMSPNTWGRCLTERDPNKVTKASNGICSPASADINSCKSEGIEQETNKETNIKDIDRSGPVGQVAAEGEYIDILQATMLFSNAQTMKGEKQKSEMQMQSNAQIQPLTQRYPYGCTQIQPQIQTHSNRQTGKQPNTQITSPTQSQAHMTFPTESQVQSQCRSETAESLSPNMSIEDKCPSAVHNSQLDHPRLDTLDSSQCMRAVQFLEKPCTPCMRRRQGGRVSRAQELRCRYRDSYQAAIENPVAFGQGKESRDDSAVTGEDVELCHKTQRLLETETGKPWFNVQGMWDGPEMKPWFASSVSEVICKESGEINTVPCWTPGYSDTTTWTDYRDSNVLKNGDMPKQIPKRTALPSRESRNIQSSKSCGNFSNVNGTNLAARALSSSYDQQRHVMSDKIHIQPTSPGQISGSDINGRLHERLQSINNSRAVSAGFLKTRSVSENRKSLSDGRCSSLSTAVVDTSEKCELVIVEGEKVRRKEITDSFADIPQLHVVKCKHSTAFRLVSPKINRRNKVIADDAQQGCMTITSRNSHQTEKLSQTNSCLTTEKPRTTKPASATPRPDNLFLGIPDPSPHPFYLGVASLTGARDRTGRAIVELYGDHQGWRSAQSHELLKMLLYFHSITRREIREAGLTLIFNARKTNPQPQLYKALMALQEQTPQAINSFVVLVDKDSSPQPERCAGIQTEVVMSVKALFKLVEVSQLSPRLDGTLSHSPCNWMELHQKLFPFVSNLNEASSLLQRAISKLEEPHRTDSVQSVQQFMMDQRTLMRDVLEDSRLVDLQREGGAMLARLKKESDLKYPDCEDLSDALESVTSLYNHVEEQAHVLVQKSNLSLEHLEYLLQVREMEGHFMQLQQWFNVEGEQHLLEAASVEDSGQRMEQILNSFTSFLIEANDRRQHAMTLVSGAEQLLQNRSSYPETEGFWALICNFKSGLEGFFCRAEACGRELQIMVNVCDFCEQATALASECMEYLDQNLSRDHTRKDHDKTLSLGAHGFGPTATNVLLSENEGSTLQTFQDRFLQFSPERFQEMKTQACSLQGSRAMRVWNIAWLKCQEARQQLQERLHDAHEVLHQQSDSSSWCEHLFVDVVSTNVQTLPPDGQNLVVQSTPGPRHPQWESIITGAGDIGKRRPILGTNSTNLKPLACCNTTTKPEESSDAGTSQGSKVTPRSPQRSAIRTEKETKKRQVSRARSERDAAALSQSHTVGCQWFPWGRGLGVRSVSQDSCTTRVVKAESSSPEQQVRSPSSCSHHGQPSCRILQEAQKFQISRHGSFCSEESCMSNRAATGGDETLCYKHSSLPTGRYETVFCSANPQESNALKLQRVLDELVLTEREYVRSLGYILTHYLPLLVKPDIPQDLRGKRGVIFGNLEKLYDFHSHYFLPELEACQMEPAMVARCFLRHGDRFGLYALYSKNKPQSDALILHCRHDIFKMKQQELGDMMDLSSYLLRPIQRISKYSLLLQDMLALAGSYRPKEIIKDPLQSASGCVQSVCGPGVFVPDLTSSEREREKAEIQAAADLVRFQMRHGNDLLTMDAIQECDVRYKQEEWKS, encoded by the exons AGCCTTGATTCTTTGGAGGGTGCAATCCATAACCTGCTGTCAGTGTTGTATCCACCCTTTGAGGCCACTGCACCCACTCTTCTCAACCAGCTCTTCCTGATCATTGAAAGCCATTTTCAGGGGGATGCACTACAGTGCCTGCTGGACTTCTTAGTCCCAGCTAAGCGTATCTTAGAGACTGTGCAGCAGGCTGCATGT GCCCCGTACTTTGATGCTCTCTTCCTGTATGAGGGCTGGCCTCTGTGTTTGAATGACCAAGTTGTTGTCCAGCTTGCTCCCATCGACCCCCTGCAGCTTCAGCCTGGTGATTTCTACCTCCAAGTGGCACCATTTTGTGACCAGTCAGCTCGTATTGTGGTCTGCAGTCTCTTAGAAGAGGAGGGGCTTATTTCAGAGGTAGTTGAAGAGACCCCAATTCCTGGGACCTCTTATCCCTGCATATTCAGCCATGATTGGTTAGGGGAGCTCAACCAGGGTCGTCAAGGAACTCCTCTCAGCCAATGTCTGCTACCTTCTGGGAAAGGCGTGGTGAGGTTACCATGGGAACGGGTGGCCATGCCTGATTTTGTGAATGCGCCATTGTGTGGTGGGAATAGCATGGCCTCTGCTTCTCCTTCACATCCTCCTTTAGCTCATCCACCTTGTTTTGACAGTTCTATTTCAAATCTTTCTTTGCCTCATTCTCCCTTAAAGGATTCTGCACCCAAACATTATCCTACAACTATTAAACATCCTCTTTTACCCTCTTCTTCACATCCCTTCTCTGTTGAGACAAGAATATGTCCAGCAAAGCACGGCATTGCTGTGTCACTCTGCCTGGTGGACTCTAGTTGGACTGCATCATCTTCTAAGCTGGCTGTACAAGAGACTGAAACCAAGCCTAAGCCTATTGACTCGATGTCCCCTAATACATGGGGTAGATGCCTAACTGAAAGAGATCCAAATAAAGTTACAAAAGCAAGCAATGGTATATGCTCTCCTGCAAGTGCAGATATAAATAGCTGTAAAAGTGAAGGTATAGAGCAAGAGACAAATAAAGAGACAAACATTAAAGATATAGACAGGAGCGGACCAGTAGGACAAGTTGCTGCAGAAGGAGAGTATATTGATATTCTTCAGGCAACTATGCTTTTTAGTAATGCTCAGACaatgaaaggagaaaaacagaagtcagAGATGCAAATGCAATCAAATGCACAAATTCAACCACTAACGCAAAGGTATCCATATGGATGCACACAAATACAACCTCAAATACAAACGCATTCAAATAGGCAGACAGGAAAACAGCCAAACACACAGATAACATCTCCAACACAGTCACAGGCACATATGACATTTCCAACAGAATCACAAGTACAAAGTCAGTGTAGATCAGAAACAGCTGAATCATTGAGTCCCAACATGTCCATTGAAGATAAATGTCCATCTGCTGTCCATAATTCTCAACTCGATCATCCTCGCCTGGATACTCTAGATTCTTCTCAATGTATGCGGGCTGTCCAATTCTTAGAGAAACCCTGTACCCCGTGCATGAGGAGAAGACAAGGTGGGAGAGTGTCCCGAGCTCAGGAGCTGAGGTGTCGGTACAGGGATTCCTACCAGGCTGCTATAGAAAACCCAGTTGCTTTTGGACAGGGCAAAGAGAGTCGGGATGACTCAGCTGTGACGGGGGAGGATGTTGAGCTCTGCCATAAAACACAGAGGCTACTAGAGACTGAAACAGGGAAGCCATGGTTCAATGTTCAAGGGATGTGGGATGGCCCTGAGATGAAACCATGGTTTGCTTCATCTGTCAGTGAAGTGATATGTAAGGAGTCAGGAGAAATAAATACTGTTCCATGCTGGACACCAGGATATTCAGACACTACCACTTGGACTGATTACAGAGAttctaatgttttaaaaaatggtgataTGCCGAAACAAATCCCTAAAAGGACTGCTCTGCCATCAAGGGAATCAAGGAACATACAGTCTTCAAAATCTTGTGGCAATTTTTCCAATGTGAACGGGACAAACTTGGCTGCAAGAGCTCTATCAAGCTCATATGATCAGCAGCGACATGTTATGTCTGACAAAATCCACATCCAGCCCACTtctccaggtcaaatttcaggtAGTGACATTAATGGCAGACTTCATGAAAGGCTACAAAGCATAAACAATTCCAGGGCGGTAAGTGCAGGCTTTTTAAAAACCCGATCAGTTTCAGAGAACAGGAAATCCCTGTCAGACGGAAGATGTTCATCTCTGTCCACTGCTGTGGTAGACACCTCAGAGAAGTGTGAGCTGGTCATTGTTGAAGGTGAAAAAGTTCGGAGGAAAGAAATTACAGATTCTTTTGCAGATATTCCTCAGCTGCACGTGGTGAAATGCAAACACAGCACAGCCTTTCGACTTGTTTCCCCAAAGATCAACAGGAGGAACAAGGTCATTGCAG ATGATGCTCAGCAGGGCTGTATGACCATAACCAGTAGAAATAGCCATCAGAcagaaaaactgtcacagaCAAACTCCTGTCTGACAACAGAGAAACCAAGGACCACCAAGCCAGCTTCTGCTACTCCCAGACCTGACAACCTTTTCCTGGGAATTCCAGACCCCAGTCCCCACCCCTTTTATTTAGGGGTAGCTTCTCTAACAG gtgccagagacaggaCAGGCAGGGCAATAGTTGAACTCTATGGAGACCACCAAGGATGGAGATCAGCTCAGAGCCATGAGCTCTTAAAGATGCTGCTCTACTTCCACTCTATCACCAG GAGAGAAATCAGAGAAGCTGGACTGACTCTCATTTTCAATGCAAGGAAGACAAATCCTCAACCCCAGCTGTATAAAGCCTTGATGGCGCTTCAG GAGCAGACTCCCCAGGCCATAAACAGTTTTGTGGTGCTTGTTGACAAGGACAGCAGCCCTCAGCCGGAGCGGTGTGCTGGGATTCAG ACTGAAGTGGTGATGTCAGTAAAAGCCTTATTCAAGCTGGTGGAGGTGAGTCAGTTGAGCCCTCGTCTGGATGGCACACTTTCTCACAGCCCCTGTAACTGGATGGAGCTGCACCAG AAACTCTTCCCATTTGTGTCCAATCTTAACGAGGCGTCCAGCCTTCTACAGAGAGCCATCAGTAAGTTAGAGGAGCCCCACAGGACAGACAGTGTGCAG AGTGTACAGCAGTTCATGATGGACCAAAGGACTCTAATGCGGGATGTCCTGGAGGACAGCCGATTGGTCGACCTGCAAAGGGAGGGGGGGGCAATGCTGGCAAGGCTGAAGAAAGAGAGTGACCTCAAGTATCCCGACTGCGAGGACCTCAG TGATGCACTGGAGTCAGTGACTAGCTTATACAACCATGTAGAAGAGCAGGCTCATGTCCTTGTGCAGAAGTCCAACTTGTCACTGGAGCACCTGGAGTACCTTCTGCAAGTCAGAGAAATGGAGGGACACTTCATGCAG TTACAACAGTGGTTTAATGTAGAGGGAGAGCAACATCTGCTGGAGGCTGCATCAGTTGAAGACTCTGGACAGAGAATGGAGCAGATCCTAAATAGCTTCACTAGTTTCCTTATTGAAGCAAAT GACCGAAGACAGCATGCCATGACTTTAGTGTCAGGGGCAGAGCAACTCCTACAGAACAGATCCTCCTACCcagaaacagaggggttttggGCTCTCATCTGCAACTTCAAGTCAGGCCTGGAGGGCTTTTTCTGTAGAGCTGAGGCATGTGGCCGGGAGCTGCAAATTATGGTCAACGTGTGTGATTTTTGTGAGCAG GCCACAGCTCTGGCAAGTGAATGCATGGAGTACCTGGACCAGAATCTCTCCAGAGACCACACAAGGAAAGACCATGACAAAACCTTATCTCTG ggagcacatggcttTGGTCCAACAGCTACAAATGTCTTACTATCAGAAAATGAAGGTTCCACCCTCCAGACTTTCCAGGACAGGTTCCTACAGTTCAGCCCAGAGAGATTTCAAGAGATGAAAACCCAGGCCTGCTCCCTGCAGGGCTCAAGGGCGATGCGGGTCTGGAATATAGCCTGGCTCAAATGCCAGGAGGCTAGGCAGCAGCTTCAGGAGAGGCTGCATGATGCACATGAAGTTTTACATCAACAATCAGATTCTAGCAGTTGGTGTGAACATCTTTTTGTTGATGTGGTGAGCACTAATGTCCAGACTCTTCCTCCTGATGGCCAGAATCTGGTCGTACAATCAACACCTGGGCCCCGGCACCCGCAGTGGGAGAGCATCATAACAGGAGCAGGAGATATAGGGAAGAGAAGGCCTATTTTGGGCACTAATAGCACTAATTTAAAACCTTTAGCTTGCTGTAACACAACTACCAAACCTGAGGAAAGCAGTGATGCTGGAACCAGCCAGGGCTCAAAGGTTACTCCAAGGTCACCTCAGAG GTCAGCAATaagaacagaaaaagaaacaaagaagagACAGGTGAGCAGAGCAAGGAGTGAGAGAGATGCTGCTGCCCTGTCTCAGTCCCATACAGTTGGATGTCAGTGGTTTCCATGGGGGCGAGGGCTTGGAGTGAGGTCTGTGAGCCAGGACTCGTGCACCACAAGAGTAGTGAAGGCAGAATCATCATCTCCAGAGCAGCAGGTTAGATCCCCGTCATCCTGCTCCCACCACGGTCAGCCATCTTGTAGGATTCTTCAGGAGGCTCAGAAGTTCCAGATCTCCAGACATGGGAGCTTCTGCTCTGAAGAGTCCTGCATGAGCAACCGGGCTGCTACAGGGGGTGATGAGACTTTATGCTACAAACACTCCAGCCTGCCTACTGGGAGATATGAGACTGTATTTTGTTCTGCGAATCCTCAAGAGAGTAATGCCCT GAAGCTGCAGCGTGTCCTGGATGAGCTGGTGTTGACAGAAAGGGAGTATGTGCGCTCACTTGGTTACATCCTGACCCACTACCTCCCCCTGCTGGTCAAACCAGACATCCCCCAGGATCTCAGAGGAAAGCGAGGTGTCATTTTTGGTAACCTAGAGAAGCTTTATGACTTCCACAGTCATTACTTCTTGCCTGAGCTGGAGGCTTGCCAGATGGAGCCAGCCATGGTGGCCCGCTGCTTCCTCAGACAT GGTGACAGGTTTGGCCTTTATGCTCTGTACAGTAAGAACAAACCTCAATCAGATGCCCTGATCCTGCACTGTCGCCATGACATCTTCAAG ATGAAGCAGCAGGAGCTTGGAGACATGATGGATCTGTCATCCTATCTTCTGCGGCCCATTCAGAGGATCAGCAAGTACAGCCTCTTGCTGCAGGACATGCTGGCCCTGGCTGGCTCATACAGGCCAAAGGAGATAATCAAAGACCCACTTCAGTCAGCTAGTGGGTGTGTACAAAGTGTATGTGGCCCTGGTGTATTTGTGCCTGATCTTACAAGTAGTGAGAGGGAGCGGGAGAAGGCTGAGATCCAAGCTGCTGCAGACCTGGTTAGGTTTCAGATGCGTCATGGAAATGACTTGCTCACTATGGACGCCATCCAGGAGTGTGATGTAAGATATAAACAAGAGGAATGGAAATCTTGA